One genomic window of Camelina sativa cultivar DH55 chromosome 5, Cs, whole genome shotgun sequence includes the following:
- the LOC104789616 gene encoding probable serine/threonine-protein kinase At1g54610 — MGCVFGREATATSEPKQAKSSKASGVEGESSVQVTKSNGAVAAQVEKKNEEILPKEENGDKERKSKGDRRRSKPNPRLSNPSKHWRGEQVAAGWPSWLSDACGEALNGWVPRKADTFEKIDKIGQGTYSXFFFLSFNGVGNHQLGFCLPRFEPSFFRDEDVEK; from the exons aTGGGTTGTGTATTTGGCCGAGAGGCGACGGCAACATCTGAACCTAAACAAGCTAAGAGCTCTAAAGCTAGTGGAGTAGAAGGAGAGAGTAGTGTGCAAGTGACTAAGAGTAATGGAGCTGTTGCTGCTcaagtagagaagaagaatgaggagaTTCTTCCTAAGGAGGAAAATGGTGATAAAGAAAGGAAATCGAAAGGTGATCGGAGAAGGTCAAAGCCTAATCCACGGTTGAGTAATCCTTCAAAGCATTGGCGTGGTGAACAGGTTGCTGCTGGTTGGCCTTCTTGGCTTTCTGATGCTTGTGGTGAAGCTTTAAATGGCTGGGTTCCAAGAAAAGCTGACACTTTTGAGAAAATCGATAAG ATTGGACAAGGAACATACAGTAANTTTTTTTTCTTGAGCTTCAATGGAGTTGGGAATcatcaattagggttttgtttaccTCGATTCGAGCCAA GTTTTTTCAGggatgaagatgttgagaaaTGA
- the LOC104789614 gene encoding uncharacterized protein LOC104789614, whose translation MSLLSLQSLYYFFAAALLFFSLIVCSVQFNCNSTKPLYNGLSNLLDLLSYFHLLSSIPPTDPGLEIRNMCETIGGSHDLYEGKRRRIECLDTLIVYQGSE comes from the exons ATGTCACTG CTGTCTCTTCaatctttatattatttctttgcTGCcgctcttttgtttttttcattaattgtttGTTCAGTTCAGTTCAATTGCAACAGCACAAAGCCTCTTTATAATGGCTTATCAA ATTTGCTGGACTTGCTTTCATATTTTCATCTACTATCCTCCATTCCTCCTACAGATCCTG GCCTTGAGATCAGAAACATGTGTGAAACCATCGGTGGCAGCCATGACTTATACGAAG gtaaaagaagaagaatagagtGTTTGGATACACTTATAGTATATCAAGGATCCGAATGA
- the LOC104789615 gene encoding importin subunit alpha-1-like has product MSLKPSARTEARRNHYKVVVDAEEGRRRREDNMVEVRKIKREESLMKKRREALDDFSGLVDDDMKLESLQDMVAGVWSENPDWQLNSTTQIRKLLSIRRSPPIDKVIGSGVVPRLVEFLKKEDNHTKFSMLREVTWTLSNLCRGGGQVNPEALQALGRLIHSTDEQVLTDACWALFYISKETNDKIQPVIDAGVVPRLVELLLHPSISVLTPALRTVGNIVRGDDLQTQFVINSGALPCLANLLTQNYKKSIKKQTCWTISNITAGTKEQIQVVLEANLIAPLVKLLQCAEFDIKKEAAWAISNAASGSHDQIKYLVEQGCIKPLCDLLRCLDPEILILCLKTLENILKVGEEEKKLGNTGDMNHYAELIDDAGGLDKMEDLQNHHDNSEIYDKALRIMETYWLEEDEGTQQSPEGFNFN; this is encoded by the exons ATGTCGCTGAAACCTAGCGCCAGGACGGAGGCCCGACGGAACCACTACAAAGTTGTGGTGGATGCGGAGGAGGGGCGACGAAGGAGAGAAGACAACATGGTTGAGGTTCGTAAAATCAAACGTGAGGAGagtctgatgaagaagaggcgTGAAGCTCTTGATGATTTCTCGGGATTGGTCGACGACGATATGAAGTTGGAGAGTTTGCAAGATATGGTCGCTGGGGTTTGGTCGGAAAATCCTGACTGGCAGCTTAATTCAACTACTCAGATCAGGAAGCTTCTATCTATCCGCAGAAGTCCTCCAATCGATAAAGTGATAGGCTCTGGAGTCGTGCCTCGGTTAGTTGAGTTTcttaagaaagaagataac CATACCAAATTTTCTATGCTTAGAGAAGTCACATGGACCTTGTCAAACCTGTGTCGTGGTGGTGGCCAGGTGAATCCCGAGGCGCTTCAAGCCCTTGGACGATTAATTCATTCTACCGATGAACAAGTCTTGACAGATGCTTGTTGGGCTCTCTTTTACATCTCTAAAGAGACCAATGACAAAATCCAGCCAGTCATCGACGCCGGTGTTGTCCCAAGACTTGTTGAACTTCTCCTCCATCCTTCTATATCAGTGCTAACTCCTGCGCTTCGCACGGTTGGAAATATAGTACGTGGAGATGATCTACAAACACAATTTGTGATCAATAGTGGTGCTCTGCCTTGTCTTGCCAACCTTCTAACTCAAAACTATAAGAAAAGCATTAAAAAGCAAACTTGTTGGACGATTTCAAACATCACAGCGGGAACCAAAGAACAGATCCAGGTTGTATTAGAGGCTAATTTGATTGCCCCCTTGGTCAAGCTGCTTCAATGTGCTGAATTTGACATTAAGAAAGAAGCTGCGTGGGCTATTTCAAATGCAGCTTCAGGTTCTCATGATCAGATCAAATACCTTGTAGAACAAGGATGTATAAAACCGTTATGCGATCTCCTAAGATGTCTAGATCCAGAAATCCTAATTCTCTGCCTTAAAACATTGGAAAACATTTTGAaagtgggagaggaagagaagaagttggGTAATACAGGGGACATGAACCATTACGCTGAGCTGATTGATGATGCAGGAGGGCTAGACAAGATGGAGGACCTTCAGAACCATCATGACAACAGTGAGATTTATGACAAGGCTCTAAGAATTATGGAGACATACTGGCTTGAAGAAGATGAGGGAACACAACAATCTCCTGAGGGATTCAACTTCAACTGA